A single genomic interval of Bacillota bacterium harbors:
- a CDS encoding DMT family transporter, translating to MINYRCRAGHRPAEVEIIHLEYNASAGRNLMTAKTKPAVNPLFVMIIGVLGVSFSAILVRSTGAPPAIIAFYRLLFSCILLFPLAVSGFSEIKALGRRELWLCMLGGFFLAFHFIFWFTSLGFTSVSSSTLLVNLHPLVVVTACWLFFGEKLHRWALPGTVVAVTGIALLGWGDLQLTGDALIGDLYALAGAVMVAGYYLVGRHVRPLLSIAPYALLVYGASTIVLLVYNLLLDNPLTGYAGNDWVIFVALAVIPTIFGHTLLNWALRYVSASAVSISVLAEPVLATLLAIPFLAEIPGPLQIAGGLLVLLGIWLFLHRRR from the coding sequence ATGATAAATTATCGCTGCCGGGCAGGGCATCGCCCTGCGGAAGTTGAAATTATACATTTGGAATATAACGCATCTGCGGGGAGGAATCTAATGACTGCAAAAACCAAACCAGCTGTCAATCCACTTTTTGTAATGATCATCGGCGTTTTAGGCGTCTCCTTTAGCGCTATCCTGGTTCGTTCCACCGGCGCTCCACCTGCAATCATCGCCTTCTACCGCCTTTTGTTTTCTTGCATTCTGCTGTTCCCCCTGGCTGTTTCCGGTTTTTCTGAAATCAAAGCCCTGGGCCGCAGAGAATTATGGTTATGTATGCTGGGCGGATTTTTTCTAGCCTTCCACTTCATCTTTTGGTTTACTTCCCTGGGGTTTACCAGTGTCAGCAGCTCAACGCTGTTGGTTAACCTGCACCCGCTGGTGGTTGTCACGGCTTGCTGGTTATTTTTTGGCGAAAAGCTTCACCGTTGGGCGCTGCCAGGAACTGTGGTGGCTGTTACCGGTATTGCCCTCCTGGGTTGGGGTGACCTGCAACTGACAGGCGATGCTTTGATTGGCGACCTCTACGCCCTGGCCGGCGCAGTAATGGTAGCCGGCTATTACTTAGTGGGGCGCCATGTTCGCCCGCTGCTCAGCATCGCGCCTTACGCGCTTCTGGTTTACGGCGCCAGCACAATTGTGCTCTTGGTTTACAATCTACTATTAGATAATCCGCTGACAGGGTATGCCGGCAACGACTGGGTGATCTTTGTCGCCCTCGCTGTGATTCCGACAATATTTGGCCATACACTGCTCAACTGGGCCCTGCGCTATGTATCTGCCAGCGCCGTCTCCATCAGCGTACTGGCGGAACCAGTCCTGGCAACTCTGCTGGCTATCCCATTCCTGGCGGAGATACCGGGCCCGCTCCAAATAGCCGGCGGTCTCTTGGTCCTGCTTGGAATCTGGTTGTTTTTGCATCGGCGCCGCTAA
- a CDS encoding NlpC/P60 family protein, with translation MSRYIFTLLLAAVLLIPTTSQAGTGFLEWQQLILAEPLDSELLSDPQGFAVEAGNLYILDTVAGKVVQFNHGKPVSEVPVPTQSGHLVVDGPELLVLENMLPLDEPRRLHSYRWNQHMFSRELPVNEEETVAVNPPSGAEIAITPQLKSLIPVNDSFLLQYSTGKRWLWDPVTNGFTPYPQPLIKSETGHMEFVAANRKHVLETTGTAVAFSYLGLDGQGRQYYTFTDYIDPLNQRQIIIRAGRETKYADVTQFADPTLNTWACVDPKDNTVYTANRDTDTYQVYKIGERNFKSIYDGFAPQPVPWYYQQSIAPGIANAIVREQEALWDKHGRANRYNQLTRQDAWETGLAYVDYIWTPGPENYTGPDNTTVIRTLPTWLPEHPPGEPVRGLPYCWGGCMTLEDFDRRLDLGWQAGNVEPVGPYHWGTIGVDCSGLVWNVYGYESRPDRGYAQTSNPRYFTRIPHDQLVWMDTAAMPGHIVLYIVADPWNPDVFYTIEATGAHDNDTTMLWYRYFSQGFQRFGRYNGLYRPTTDEEPEACPGGELEVIHRESEQVVAKVDPDGSVHFRERHTETIACSECRQQWLVETNHNQ, from the coding sequence ATGTCTCGCTATATTTTTACACTCCTGCTGGCAGCGGTTTTGCTCATCCCGACAACCAGCCAGGCGGGAACCGGCTTTTTGGAGTGGCAGCAGCTGATCCTGGCTGAGCCACTTGACTCCGAGCTCCTGAGCGATCCCCAGGGCTTTGCCGTGGAGGCCGGTAATCTGTACATATTGGATACGGTTGCAGGAAAGGTTGTTCAGTTCAACCACGGCAAACCAGTATCAGAAGTTCCGGTTCCAACCCAAAGCGGGCATTTAGTTGTAGATGGACCCGAGTTGCTGGTGCTGGAAAATATGCTGCCCCTGGATGAACCCCGCCGTCTCCACAGCTATCGTTGGAATCAGCATATGTTCAGTCGGGAGCTCCCAGTAAATGAAGAAGAAACGGTCGCAGTCAACCCACCCTCGGGGGCTGAGATTGCAATCACGCCCCAACTCAAATCGCTCATTCCCGTCAATGATAGTTTCCTGCTCCAATACAGTACCGGCAAGCGTTGGCTGTGGGACCCGGTCACCAACGGTTTCACCCCCTACCCGCAACCGCTGATCAAGTCCGAGACCGGCCATATGGAATTTGTCGCCGCCAATCGCAAGCATGTGCTGGAAACCACCGGTACCGCCGTTGCTTTCTCTTACCTGGGACTTGATGGACAGGGGCGGCAATACTATACTTTCACCGATTACATCGACCCCCTCAACCAACGCCAGATCATTATCCGTGCGGGCCGAGAGACCAAATATGCCGACGTCACTCAGTTTGCTGACCCGACCCTCAACACCTGGGCATGCGTTGACCCGAAAGATAACACAGTCTACACTGCCAACCGGGATACTGACACCTATCAAGTCTATAAAATCGGTGAGCGCAACTTTAAGTCGATTTATGACGGGTTTGCCCCCCAACCGGTCCCCTGGTACTACCAACAATCGATTGCTCCCGGGATCGCAAATGCCATTGTTCGGGAGCAAGAGGCGCTCTGGGACAAGCATGGTCGGGCAAATCGCTATAATCAGCTTACCCGGCAGGATGCCTGGGAAACAGGCCTTGCCTATGTGGACTACATCTGGACTCCCGGGCCCGAGAATTACACCGGCCCAGACAATACTACGGTTATCCGCACTTTACCAACCTGGCTGCCCGAGCATCCCCCTGGCGAGCCCGTACGGGGACTTCCCTACTGCTGGGGCGGCTGCATGACCCTGGAGGATTTCGACCGCCGCCTGGACCTGGGCTGGCAGGCCGGCAATGTCGAACCAGTGGGCCCCTACCACTGGGGCACCATCGGCGTCGATTGCTCCGGCTTGGTCTGGAATGTTTATGGCTATGAATCCCGGCCCGACCGGGGCTATGCCCAGACCTCCAATCCCCGCTACTTCACCCGTATTCCCCATGACCAGTTGGTCTGGATGGACACAGCCGCCATGCCCGGGCATATCGTACTTTACATTGTCGCCGACCCCTGGAATCCTGATGTGTTTTACACAATTGAAGCTACCGGCGCCCACGACAACGATACAACGATGCTTTGGTATCGTTACTTCAGTCAGGGGTTTCAAAGATTTGGCCGCTACAACGGTCTCTATCGGCCAACAACTGATGAGGAGCCTGAGGCCTGCCCTGGAGGCGAGCTGGAAGTAATCCATCGCGAGAGCGAGCAGGTGGTGGCAAAGGTGGACCCGGATGGCAGTGTCCATTTCCGGGAGCGCCATACCGAAACAATTGCCTGCAGTGAATGCAGGCAGCAATGGCTGGTGGAAACAAATCATAACCAATAG
- a CDS encoding GNAT family N-acetyltransferase, translated as MITGGINVTIEIKRLESRHLTQFLHLCRELDAEGAGVSFTRLKSIEDTEELLADQRTFLYGAFENDKLLGVFRARQGGPGKEHSCYIAAALTAASRRQGIARKLMNYALKDLKANGIWMIRAWVYSNNHPSICSLLDAGFMWAGTNHCHQWDEKEQDYVDDLLFHKDLRAIEAKAAKG; from the coding sequence ATCATTACTGGGGGAATAAATGTGACAATCGAGATTAAACGCCTGGAATCCAGGCATCTGACCCAATTTCTCCACCTCTGCCGGGAACTGGACGCAGAGGGCGCTGGCGTATCGTTTACCCGACTGAAATCCATCGAGGACACCGAGGAACTCCTAGCGGACCAGCGGACCTTTCTCTACGGTGCCTTTGAAAATGATAAACTGCTGGGCGTGTTCCGGGCCCGCCAGGGCGGCCCAGGTAAGGAACACTCCTGCTACATTGCCGCCGCCCTTACCGCCGCCAGTCGCCGTCAGGGAATCGCCCGCAAGTTGATGAATTACGCACTTAAGGATTTGAAAGCCAACGGCATCTGGATGATCCGGGCCTGGGTCTACAGCAATAATCATCCTTCTATCTGCTCCCTGCTGGATGCCGGCTTTATGTGGGCAGGCACCAACCACTGTCATCAATGGGATGAAAAAGAGCAGGACTATGTCGACGACCTGCTCTTTCATAAGGATTTACGCGCTATAGAAGCAAAAGCCGCCAAGGGTTGA
- a CDS encoding FMN-binding protein, whose protein sequence is MMIVAVIAGCGGDSIYEDGTYFASAKGYNGDVEVEVEIENDKIVAVNIGEHSETPGIADAAFTKVTEAIIDTQSTDVDIESGATLTSEAVINAVNSALSKAEK, encoded by the coding sequence ATGATGATAGTCGCTGTAATTGCTGGGTGTGGGGGTGACTCGATTTACGAAGATGGAACTTATTTTGCTTCCGCCAAAGGGTACAATGGCGATGTAGAGGTGGAAGTCGAAATCGAGAATGATAAGATTGTAGCAGTTAATATCGGTGAACACTCTGAGACCCCAGGCATTGCTGATGCTGCTTTTACAAAAGTTACTGAAGCTATAATCGATACTCAATCAACCGATGTAGACATTGAAAGTGGCGCCACCTTGACTTCTGAGGCAGTTATCAACGCTGTAAACTCAGCCCTCTCCAAGGCAGAAAAGTAA
- a CDS encoding FAD-dependent oxidoreductase has translation MRSTALIMSLLLLVSLAACSGGAEEEPYTADVVIIGAGGAGLVAAIEAAEQGADVIIVEKMSFAGGSTLRTGRLGGRGSQLHEEAGAGHTVEEFIDLVYKGGQEQGSLEHIRVIAENIGDALDWYVEMGYDMYINPDSPDRPEHASGSNHGAELISVLMDKVEELNVEILFNTKATELVMDEGRVVGVKAVSDVDTILIDAKSVILATGEFGANAEMIEKYAPQWAGLQTSLMPPSSSGDGHKMAKEVGAKLVGMEWMVVRHGYLPGGVRVDGPDGGIYVNSESERFVNESASREELSSAILAQPDGFAWWVLPLDEAENIGRLNAQIGQSEHVFVADTISELAAKTDLSPESLEKILDELTVAPYGRDADAFADFSVGPYVAAKVIPGSYTTMGGVDTDLDSRVLDTTGQPIPGLYAAGGVTGMIGDGRSAGANHAQLAVFGRIAGRTAVADIK, from the coding sequence ATGCGTAGTACTGCACTGATTATGAGTTTGTTGTTGTTGGTTAGCTTGGCGGCCTGCTCCGGTGGTGCTGAGGAAGAGCCTTATACTGCTGATGTCGTTATTATTGGCGCTGGGGGAGCTGGTTTGGTAGCAGCAATTGAAGCTGCTGAGCAAGGTGCAGATGTAATTATTGTTGAAAAAATGAGTTTTGCTGGTGGTTCCACTTTGCGTACAGGCAGGCTGGGCGGTCGCGGCTCCCAACTGCATGAAGAAGCAGGGGCAGGTCATACTGTAGAAGAATTTATTGATTTGGTATATAAAGGTGGTCAGGAACAGGGCTCTTTAGAGCATATCAGGGTAATTGCAGAAAATATCGGCGATGCTTTAGACTGGTATGTTGAGATGGGTTACGACATGTATATCAATCCTGATTCCCCTGATCGTCCTGAACATGCCAGTGGCAGTAATCATGGCGCTGAATTGATCTCGGTTTTAATGGACAAAGTTGAGGAGCTGAATGTAGAAATATTATTCAACACAAAGGCAACTGAATTAGTAATGGATGAAGGAAGAGTGGTTGGAGTAAAAGCCGTTTCAGATGTGGATACAATCCTTATAGATGCAAAATCGGTGATTTTAGCTACCGGTGAGTTTGGTGCTAACGCCGAGATGATCGAAAAATATGCACCGCAATGGGCTGGATTGCAGACTAGTTTGATGCCTCCGAGTTCATCGGGTGATGGGCATAAGATGGCCAAAGAAGTGGGAGCAAAATTGGTAGGTATGGAGTGGATGGTCGTACGTCATGGTTATCTCCCTGGTGGCGTGAGGGTAGACGGCCCAGACGGAGGTATTTACGTCAATTCCGAAAGTGAACGCTTTGTAAATGAAAGTGCTAGCCGCGAGGAACTTAGCAGCGCTATTTTGGCTCAGCCTGATGGTTTTGCCTGGTGGGTTTTACCTCTAGACGAGGCTGAAAATATAGGGCGTCTCAATGCTCAGATTGGGCAGTCAGAACATGTTTTTGTAGCAGATACAATTTCTGAGTTAGCGGCAAAGACTGATCTCAGCCCTGAATCGCTAGAGAAGATTCTTGATGAGTTGACTGTAGCCCCTTATGGACGTGATGCTGATGCGTTTGCCGACTTTAGCGTTGGACCTTACGTTGCTGCTAAGGTTATTCCTGGTAGCTATACAACAATGGGTGGGGTCGATACCGACCTGGACAGCCGGGTTCTAGATACAACAGGACAGCCAATCCCGGGTCTTTATGCTGCAGGCGGTGTAACTGGCATGATTGGTGACGGGCGTAGTGCGGGCGCTAACCATGCGCAATTGGCTGTGTTCGGAAGAATAGCCGGCCGGACTGCAGTCGCCGATATTAAGTAA
- a CDS encoding response regulator transcription factor, with the protein MTIRVMLVEDHAVVRQGMAAILSADSDMEIVGQADSAVEAKNIYDECRPDVVVMDIQLKDGNGLDCCRVLTEEHSCRVLLLSGFINRQMALKAIEAKAAGYILKYENSETIVKAIKTVYQGRSVYASEVSEHLVQLVGNDWKLTRKEHEVLALVGQGMTNKQIAKQLFLSEKTVRNYLSRILRKLDLENRTEAALYWHKQNSGC; encoded by the coding sequence ATGACTATTAGAGTTATGTTGGTAGAAGACCATGCCGTTGTCCGACAAGGGATGGCAGCAATCTTAAGTGCCGATTCTGATATGGAAATCGTGGGACAAGCCGATTCTGCGGTTGAAGCCAAAAATATTTATGATGAGTGCAGGCCGGATGTTGTTGTTATGGATATTCAGTTAAAAGATGGCAATGGTTTAGATTGTTGCAGGGTGTTAACAGAAGAACACTCTTGCCGGGTGTTACTGCTATCCGGCTTTATAAACAGACAGATGGCTCTAAAAGCAATTGAAGCAAAGGCAGCAGGTTATATTCTTAAATACGAGAATTCAGAGACAATTGTTAAAGCAATTAAAACTGTCTATCAAGGACGTAGTGTTTATGCTTCGGAGGTCAGTGAACATCTTGTTCAACTGGTTGGAAATGACTGGAAGCTTACACGAAAAGAGCATGAGGTGCTTGCTTTGGTTGGCCAGGGGATGACAAACAAGCAAATCGCCAAGCAGTTATTCCTTTCGGAAAAAACCGTAAGAAATTATCTGAGCAGGATTTTAAGAAAACTGGATTTAGAGAACCGAACAGAAGCGGCACTTTATTGGCACAAACAGAATAGTGGCTGTTAA